The Arvicola amphibius chromosome 4, mArvAmp1.2, whole genome shotgun sequence genome includes the window tgatttaaatttaaggtcaattttgttatatgtatatgtatttctgatcttgattaaggtattgtgattgtgtagttcatttaaaaatgtaatgtataattaagaaatataggttaatagataatcattgataataatcaagcttgtagttatgttagttagattttctagatatatagagatatatttcagttagataggcattcttcatatcttccaaagactacagaatatggcatttaaaatgttttaataacttagggcttttcatgacaacgagacacatctgctcctggcagcaccaatctacttcaagaggaagatgagcatcaaagaggctccttatggagtttgatagcaatttgggcaagaaagtgctcttgcctggactgttgcataaactggacacaaagaacccacagagagaggactgctgaacttgcctaaaggtgagatggtctttcgggattcctgattcatgaaagagtctgcgagacattctgcaggacacagcagatactgactgaactgcctttgaaatttcctgcttcatggaaatatctgctggaaactatgggcctgtagaccaaagatggatgccccaacggtacagaggaactttgggtgactatccaggcagtgagatgtctctgtcatttttagagttttggaagttgcttacttctcatttacttaggtaatattatatccttctggagtctttgatggagttgaaaatagatagatagttatggtctTCCTTTgatatgacaaaagataaaatagatataaatattgtaactataattcttgtttgataactgttttgttatatgtaattttactatgtttaaacaaaaaagggagaaatgatgttggtgggtctttctatgtgttgctttcattggttaattaataaagaaactgcttggcctgataggtcagaacataggtgggtggagtagacagaacagaatgctgggaagagcctcttaaaagggctgcaaagtttctgcagctaaagctgagtcaggaagcctctcaaatgagacacatttgcctctagcaaacagagcaaatccaagaaattgctgctaccaagaagccatggttaattctattcttttctgtctaatttcCCAAACTCTAAggttttttaagtggatttagtcagtTTCGCATTGGCACCCCATttgttgacaggggtttctgCCACCTTGTCCTGTAGCTGTTAGTCCCaaacaaatacacagaggtctacattagttataaactgattggtctattaaCTACTTCTTACATTTTAACTCTAGTTGCTGCTTTAATATCACATCCTCATAGTTGCAGGAAATAGATACATTCCTTTTTTTTGTCATCAAGATACAATCtctcgccaggcagtggtggcacacacctttaatcccatcactcaggaggcagaggcaggtgattctctgtgagttcgaggccagcctactctagaatagctagttccaggaaaggctccaaagctacagaaaaaaaaagtgtttcaaacaaaacaaaacaaacaaacaaacaaaagatagaaTCTCTAGCACTTTAGTCCAGTTTTGAACCTGTTTTCAGTGGTTTGTCTGAAACTTTAGAGACTTATAAAAGTTGTTGTGgtttggatctgaaatgtccccccaCAGACTCCTGTGTTGAAGACTTGCTTCCCACCTACTGGTGCTattttgggaggctgtggaaacCTGAGAAGGGGAAGCCTatttggaggaagcatgtcagtGGAGGAACGCCTCTAAAGGTCATTCCTGGGCTTCCTATcttctcactctgcttcctgctcacaGGAAGGTGATAAACCTCTTCAACcccatgctcctgctgccatgacatGCACATGAGCCTACCAGCCAGGGACTGACCCTCTACAACTGAGAGCCaaaatatgttttccttctttgtttttgttttgctttgctttcgtttggtttggtttttgtgagacaaggtttctctgtagctttggtgcctgtcctggaactagctcttgtagaccaggctggcctcgaactcacagagatctgcctgcctctgcctcctgagtgctgggattaaaggcgtgtgcaccaccaccgcctggctcattttCCCTCTTGAAGTTATTCTAGAAGGTATTTGAAGATGGTGAGGATAATGGACTAGCCCGTGGATGCATATGCTGACAGCAACTCCCTTCTAAATTTTAGTGAACAAAGAGGAACAACAGCTTTGACCTGCTTATATTCATGACATCAGGGGAATGTACCCACCTTGTGTATGAGCTGCACATTAGTCAGCCTTCGTTGTGTGTGCTGGCATCTGCCTGCGATCTCAGAATTGTATATGGCCTACAAGGGCCTAACTACATCTCTTGACTGCTTCTCTGATGCTGTACTAAAATACTGACCAGAAGCAGCTCAAGGGggaaagagtttgtttggcttacaagTTAGAGTCCATTGTATAGGAAGACTTGTAGGAACTctgggcagggacctggagacagaaaccaaagcagaaagtGTGGGGGACTGCTACATATTGACTTGCTTGgggcttttttttcccttataaaACTCAAAATCACCTGCCCAGAagtggcattgcccacagtgggctaggccctctcacatcaaccattaatcaagaaaatacccataGACATGCACCTTGGCCGAATCTAATGGAGGCAACACCTCAGGTGAGGCTCCCTGTTTCCAGATGACTGTAGTTTTGTGTTAAACTGACAAAAAAGCCACCAACACAGGATACAGCTACACAGAGCAATGTTTTTTAATATCCAGAATGAGATTCGTGTGAATGAATTTATACTGAtggagcctttaatcccagaactcaggaggcagaggtaagcagatctctgtgaatttgaagccagcctagtcttcagcgtgagtttcaggacagccagggctacacagagaaaccctgtatcaaaaagtgaaaaaaaaaaaaaagtctggtttCTATACAAGGATGACTCACAAATTCCTGGAGTTTTCCAGATTCTTTGAAGATAAAGATCTCATAGACCAGGGCAGCCTCATCTCATGGACCAGGATGGCTCTCTACTTGCAACTTCGTAGCAGAAGTGGCCTTACATTCTTGATTCTTCTTGTCTCCTCTTCCCAAGTGCCGGGTGttcaggcatgtaccatcacactAGGCttatgaggtgctggggatggagtccATTGCTCCTGTATGcgagacaaacactctaccaactgagctgcaccctCCCTCTCGCCCGGCAAATTGGTGAAACATCCCATCTGTTTTTtatgaaaactcaaaaaaaaaattaagctgggAAGATAGCCAGAGGTTAAAATGTttgttacaaaacaaacaaacaaacaaactgagaaaCTGTATTCGAATCCTCAGAACCCAGGTGAAGGCGGAAAAGCAGTAGATTACAGATGACCCCTCTGTCATGCCTTCACTCCTACAGAAAGGTGGGAGTCAGGAGCAGGAGAGTACAGAAGTTACAGGGACAGCAGCCTGGTATACACAGCACTGaatcatgagaccctgtctcagaagaggcGGAGGTAAGGACCGGCATCCtaggatgtcctctgacctccacactcattcTATGGCATGCAAGAGCCTGCATTCACGCAGGAACACTTAAACACGCGAACACTCGGGCAAAAGCTTATCTCGTACACACAacacataagcaaataaataatgagTATACTACAAAATTAAGCGGAAATTATGTTCTCATGTTCTGTACGCATTTCTTCCTTTTGACTCTGTTCAGCAGTGAGGATGATTGCCTTGCGTGAAGTCCTTGATAAATATGtaaccaaatattttttttaaaaagagggaagaTGGTTTATGTCTATTAATTATTTCATGATTTGAAGAATTCCTTCTTCGGGCAAAGGGACAAGGGACATAACACTATGCGTTGTCATTTGAAGAGTTCGGCTAGGCAACTCTTCAAGAGTTCagctagccgggcgatggtggcacacgcctttaatcccagcactcgggaggcagaggcaggtggatctctgtgagttcgagaccagcctggtctacaagaactagttccaggacaggctctaaagccacagagaaaccctgtctcgaaaaaccaaaaaaaaaaaaaaaaaaaaaagagttcagctAGATACTCTTCCAAAAGTATCTGAGAAAATCCAAGCCATAAAGGAGTCCCTATGAGAGCCACTAAAATGAATTACGTCATCTGTAGATGGTACTCAAATTGGCATGTGGGGCACTCACACACAATTGTCCTCTCTGACGAGGATAGCTATCTGTCTCCTAGAGACCCAGACTTCTACGGAAGGGCAGATTCTGATGTGGAGGTGATATTGGCCAGTGATATTGACCAGCTTTTCAGAAGGCCTTACTTTAGGGACCAGTGAGAACAGAAGCCGACTTGGGGCGGTCTCAGGAGGCCCCACTACCGTGGGACTCCGCCATCAACAACTGAGCCTTTTCTAAAAGCATCTGGCTCACGTCCTGAGAAATGGAGCATCATTATGCTATCATCGTATGACTTTCAACAATGCAACCTCCACTTCCCCATCAGCGAGGAGCCACGGACGTAGCTAAATGGAATGAAGCACCTGAAACGTCTATTTGGCTTTTTTTCGGTACGGTCACGTGTGACATACAAGCCTCTGTTTGTCCTTTGCAAAGGGCCTTCGACTTCGAAACAGCCTGCAAATTGCAGATGGAGGAGGGCTTACGCCCACTATGTGGGCCCAGATGATCACGTCCCTTCCGTCGGGAGGCGGGGCCTGTCCGTCTGACGTCACGCACCACACCCCGCCTCCAGGATATTATCCATGACGCCCGCCATCTTGTCTCAGTGTCTGGTTTGACTGCGGAGGTGTCGtttggctgtgtgtgtctgtgagtgcaaggcGCGCCGGCTCTTTTGTCTGAGTGTGACCCGGTGGCTCGGTCCCAAGCCTGCCAGTGATTTTCCCCGGGCAGTCCGCAGTGGCCGCCCGCGCTCTCGATTCGGTCCCCGCACCCGGGAAGGACCGAGCCCGCGTCACGCCCCTTAGCCCCCGCCTGGTCCCTTCTCTGTCGCCGCGTCCGAATCGGGTTCCCGGAATCAGACGGTGCCCCATAGATGGCCAGCTTTTCCCCGAGGGTCAACGAGAAAGAGATCGGTGAGGCCCAGGATGGAGAGGGAGCGCGGGAACGGAGGGCAGGCTGCGAAGGGGCTGGCGCCGGGGCCCGGGAGAAGCGGGGGTAGGGGGTAGCGGGAAATCCTATGCCAAGGCCCTTGAGAAGCGGGGAGAGGCGAGGATCGGGGCCGATTGGCGGGAGGAAGCGGCCCCATGATGGGCGTCGGCCGGGAGTGAATGGACCCGCGTCTCAGAGCTGGCCTTCCGAGTTCCCTTGAGGCCGGGCTGGACGCTCACCGCCCCGCGTACCCCAGTGTCACCATCACAACTCGGCGCGGGTCCGAGATCCCGGGCTTCTCTCGGCTTAGGGCTTGGGTGTGGAGTAAACCGGGAGGGTTGCTAGCATGGGCTAAGTGGCTTATCGTAGGATCTCTTAAGTGTGTGATGGAAAAGAAGCAGACTTTTGTGTCTTGAGGTGCAGTAGGAGGACCCGCTCCCGTCCGTCAGTAAGGCTCTCTAAGGAGAAAGGAACCTGAAGAGGTGCCAGCCGCGTGGAAAGCTTTTATGAGAGGGTGGCGTCGTGAAAGTGAAGAGTTCCAAGGAGGAACATCTTAGCTCTCTCCGCGAGAGGAGCTGTGTGGCTAGGTGGGGTGACAGAAGGAGGGCTGTGGGATAGGAATGAAAGGGCTAGCCCTGTCACGTGCCAGCCTGAAGCCAGGACAATAGGGAGTGGAAGGGTGTGAGCCAGACCTGCCCAGTGGCCCCTTTAAAGCACTTAGCTTTATTTCGGTCCTCTCCGAGGAGCCACCTTTGAGGCCTTTGAATGAGACTGAGTGAATTCAGAGAGCGCtgacattactttttttttttttttcctttttcttttttaaaaagttagcccagcactcgaggcagaggcaggcagttccagtagccaaggctacaaagtgaaagccagttgaaaagaaaagaaaggtagtGGACACTGAGCATAGAGCCTCTGCATTTTCCTGCTCTTGAAGTGTATGATCGGCCGGTTGTTCGGAGGAGGCATTTCTAGGAGGTGTGAGAAGCCGAAGTGAATGCATTTCTATACATAAATAGCCAGCAACagaactgggggaggggctgttcCCTGAAGGGTGAAGCTGAGTGCTGATTAGCCAGTGACTTTAATATTAGTTTTTTAGCCATGTTAAGGccacagaaaacataaaatttctgccttttaatttgtgttttgaacTAAGTGTTTTGAGCTTAGATCTTTAAAAGGAATTTAGTAGTCATAGTGGTAGGGCTTGAACTCGGGACCTTCCGGaccctaggcaagcactctgccaccgaGCTGTGTCTCCTGCCCTGTAGTTCTTGTGATCTGACAAATGGCTTTTCCGCCTCTATACCATAGCACTGTACATTTAGAAATGCCAAATGTCTTCAAATTTGGACTTTTGTAAGccagttttttatttctttgtatttgaagTGTCACTTGGAGACAAGGTTAGACATTCATCTCTGTGTATAGCTTGATGTTTATGAATAAAACACCCCCACCCCTAGTGTTAATTGTCGTCAAGTTAGGATTTTCCTGTACATGctgaaagtggaggcaggactCGTGAATGATGAAAGGACTCTGGGGCAGGAGCATAGCTGCCGTGAGCTACTGCCCGCTCTAAGAAGGCACTGTCCCACTTCCTTTCTGGTTATGAAATTGGGGGAAGGAATGTGAAGAAGAACTGAAATCTGGTTAGCCTGGTTCAGCGGTGACTCATGATGTCATCCTGTGCAGACAGCATGGTGTATTTCAGGCCCAGTGTGCTGAGGCGGAGTCAGGAGTTAGGAGATCATACTTTTTTATGATACTAGCACTTCAGTGTAAACCTTACTCTAAGTTGATAATGTTTTACTAGTCAGTActtgagtatttatttttatttttttgcttttcagatgctttatttactttacatttttttccatgcAAATGGGCAACACTGTACTGTTGACAGAAACTTACACTGAGTGGGAAGGCAATCTCCAGTTAGAGGCTGGCAGCACAAGACCACCTGGTACACAGAAATAGTACAAGGCTCACCACAAACAGATCAGTAAAGGCATGTCAGGAGAATGCAAGGAAAAGGAATCCATTAGGAATCACAGTATGATCTCACAGAAAAGGGCCGAAGTCAAGGCATAAGGCAGAATTCATCATGATGATCATGGTGATTCGAGAGCTCCCCCATCAGAATACGCAGACAATTTCTCAGCTGTAGCTCCCTAAGTTTTCTCCTGATTTCTCTCATCTCCTCCATGAACATTTCCAAATCATCTCCATCTCCACCCAACCCATCATTAATCTGCCTATTGGGTATAGCCCATCGAAAGTTAGGGGCAAGTCGGCGAGCCTGTCCTCTTCGGTTGAGGTTGTTGGCAGCAGGCTGGCGGCCGTCACCTCCTCCCAAAGGGCGGTCTTCCTGTCCATTCTGCAGGGGCTGCTCCATTTCTTCGTTTTCCAGGGCCTTGCCGCGTAGACCTCCTCTCAATTGTCGCTGCCCGTACTTGCGTATTTAAAACAGCTGATTAAAGTATAAAAATCATTTGGTGTACTTATTAACCAACAAGGAAGCATGAAGACATTAGAAAACCACTGACTGTaccatttattttatagtttttgtgGTGGTACTAGAATTTCTTGCATTTGAGGCTGTTAGCTTATTgtttcatggtgtttcaccatCCCACATCCCTATCCCTTATTAACACTTTATAAAGAAGTGGATAAAAGTGATTGTGgctagagtttttgttttggttttccttaaaatacagattttaaaaatcttgtgtGAAATATAGTATTCTACTTAGGTTAACCTGggggttttctcttttaaattgatacttccatttcctttttttttttaaaaaatagaattttaaacttACTTCCCTTGTTGGTGAACAAGGTCCCTTCTATTAATATTCATAAATTTTGGCTAATAGACGGAATTTAACAGGAATCCCaggttttttatttgcttttcagacaggattttgctgtgtagccttgacttGTCCAGGAACTCAACTCAgattctcctggctctgcctcctgaggcctgggattaaaggcctataccaccactgcctggctggaatCCCAGTTTTTaagggaggctgggaaagacAACTCCAATGAAATGACCATGTGATAGTATAGGCTTGGAAAAATGCAGGAAGCCTGTAGCTGCACTCTTCCTGAAGTTTCTACATGGAGAAGCCATTCTGCAGGTGTCTGAGGCTCGCCTGCTAGTGAATCTTACACTTGTGTGACCGCCAGTGGGATGAGTGCGAGCTTATGCTGTGTTGCTGACTTTTGAGTAAGTGATCTATCACTCTAACAAGTGCACACTGGAAAGTGCAGGGTACAGTTCTGGGTACCACTTTTCTATGGGCCACTACTAACTGGAATCTATCCAGGAAAATGTGGTGGAACTAATTAAGGTGGGAAAGGATAGAAAATGGACTCGAATTTTTGTAATCTAAGCAACGATTGGAAGAACGAAAAATATTGTAGTTGAAAAAGATGCCAGTGCAGATAGCATGTGTGTGTCACGAGAACAAGATTGTTAATTAGGTTCTCAGATCAGAATCAGGACTGAACAGGTGGACAGGGTAAAAGgaagatttcaaaatattttggttttgtttccaggcaaggcttctctgtgtaaccctgggctctgtagaccaggccggcctcaaatctgcctctgcctcctgattactggaattaaaggtatatatgATACCACTGCTCAGCAGATTTTGagttattaaaaaggaaaaaaaaatggctgggtggtggtggtgcacggcttcaatcccagcacttgggaagcagaggcaggcggatctctgagtttgaaaccaacctggtctacaaagcgagttccaggacagccaggactgtttcacaaagcaattctgtcttgaaaaaccgaaggGGGGAGGGGTATTGTTTAAACAAagtagttttatttctctttagtgAAAATACATGGTTATTTTCATACTAGAAGAAAATTTCAGAATAATGTAGAAAAGTAGATATCCAGCTTCTTTTTGGTGTCTTAAACTATGCTCTTTTGTTAACATATCTAGTTGGGCCAGGAACATGTTTGTGCTTTCCTATTTGCTAAGTAAATGTTAATTGAACACTTGTCATGCTAGGTGTTAGATTAGCTGTTACTGATGAAGCACACAACACAATGGTGTCATCTCCCTGTCCCCATACCAGGGTCTAATGCtttctaggcaagcattctactatTGATCTATAGCTCCAGCTCtccctgtgcctttttttttttttgaagatttatataTTACGTATGcagagttctgcctgcatgtatgcctgcaggccaccagATTCATTCTATATGAttatgagccaccctgtggttgctgggaattgaactcagaacctctggaagggcaaccagtgctcttaacctcagaaccatctctccagcctccctgtgCCCTTTTTCAATATCAGTTATttcatgtggtggtcagagaacaaattgtgagcgtgggttttttttccccttgtccCATGTAGGCCCGGGACTcaagtggtcaggcttggcagcaggtgtatgtacccactgagccatttttgttgttatttatttgtttgtttgatcgatttttatttatttttgctgctctgtgtgtgtgagtgttttgcctgcatgtgtatctgtgtgccacATCCTGGCTTGGTGTCCAAGGAGGTCGTGTGCCTCCATGTGGgtctagggatcaaatccaggtcctttgcAGCATTcttgctcttccactgagccaactcttccagccctccctccttccctccctccctccagctcttaaaaaaaaattactttgacaGAGTCCCAGCCTTCtgaatgactgtgtgtgtgtgtgtgtactttttttttttttgtgacctgGTCTGGCTTTGAGCCGCCCGTGTAGCTGAAATTCCAATCCTCTTTATGTGGTTTGTGCTGTGAAGAAGATCAAAACCAGGGCTTCTTGTTGCTAGCAAGAGCAACTGCTGAGCATAAGGGGTCATAAAACCTTAATTCCCCTTCCACTTTCTTCAGGTTTGCCTGTAtaatcaggctggtctcaaagccAAGTCGTCCCACCCTCACCTCCTAGGCACACTGAAACTTTATGACATGGTCTCACCTGACCCTGACTTCCTTGAACTCCTCGCCCTCCTTATTAAGCCTTCTAAGTGCAGATGATAGCTAGGTGTGCCCACCATACTGCTGCCATCCTTAATCTTGCATTGGAAAACCACTTTATCACAGCTAATCTCTAAAGTTCCGTGGGTGGAAAGCCCGCTGAGccctgtctaaaagaaaaggagaaaacccTCAACAAATTCCAAAGTAACGTGGGGCCATCTCCCATCCTCTGTTGGTATATATAAAACCCTGTTTCCGTTTTTTGTTTCAGTGAGATCGCGTACTGTAGGGGAACTCTTAGCTCCGGCAGCTCCTTTTGACAAGAAATGCGGTGGTGAGAACTGGACTGTGGCTTTTGCTCCAGACGGTTCCTACTTTGCGTGGTCCCAAGGATATCGCATGGTGAAGCTTGTCCCGTGGTCCCAGTGTCTGAAGAACTTGTAagactttttcctttgtgtttgtagAATTTACTCTTGTCTGTCGGTGTTgggcaataaaatatttaagttttcttttatagaaCGTTACAAGTTTGTTTATGGTTTGAATCCATGCATTCGAGGTTTCTGTAAAGAATTGCCTGAGCCGCAcgtggtggtgcatccctttagtcccagcacttgagaggtggagacagtagctctcttgagttcaaggccagcctggtctacacagtgagttctgggacagccagggctacataatagaaagaccctgtctcaaaaaggaagggaaaaaaaaaagaattctctggGTGAGTGTGGTGGCAGAAGAACACCTCATGGTGTAGACCAAAGTCTGGATTTTATTTGTACATTGTAgagtgttttaatatttttctcagacaAAACCGCTAACAGTTTTCATGAGTTGAACTCGTCTGGCCTCCTATTTCAGGTGCCAATTTTCCAATCTGTAGAATTAGTGTTACAGTTTTGTAATATTTAtgctcccacccctcccccactaaaCCCTAAGGCTTCATACGCTGGAGCCAATACTTCGCCAACTAACCTACACCCCTTTCTCCAGTTAAGTGTATCTGTAAGGAAAGACAGGTTGTGCCTCACATTAGTGTGTATGTCATGTTGTGTCAGATCTTTGTTAGGTGAAGTTTTTTGCATTCACTTTGGATTTCATACGTTTTATTGCTTAACAGTAGTTACTGTATGGACAGGTTTTTCTTTAATAAGATAGTCCTGCTATGTGGCCCAGATTggctttaaaatctattttttggggggtggggcactcgagacagggtttctttgtagctttggaagcttatcctggaacttgctctgtagaccaggctggcctcgacttaCAGAGATaaacctgtctcttcctcccgagtgctgggattaaaggtgtgcgccaacacccCCTGGCAATATGTTGCTTTCTTATTGAAGATTTTCTCTGCCGCTAACAGTTTTCATGAGTTGAACTCGTCTGGCCTCCTATTTCAGGTGCCAATTTTCCAATCTGTAGAATTAGTGTTACAGTTTTGTTGAAGCTATTTAACAAGTGTTAACAATTAGTGTCTATAGAAGTATAATATAAAGAAGAATTCATTTTCAATCTTTTCCCCTCAGTCTTTTACATGGTTCCAAGAATGTTGCCAATTCAAGCTGTTCAAAATTGACAAGACAAAATAGTAATGGTGGTCAGAAAAATAAGCCTCGTGAACACATTATAGACTGTGGAGACATAGTCTGGAGTCTTGCTTTTGGGTCTTCAGTTCCAGAAAAACAGAGCCGTTGTGTTAATATAGAATGGCATCGC containing:
- the LOC119812441 gene encoding protein BEX3-like; translation: MEQPLQNGQEDRPLGGGDGRQPAANNLNRRGQARRLAPNFRWAIPNRQINDGLGGDGDDLEMFMEEMREIRRKLRELQLRNCLRILMGELSNHHDHHDEFCLMP